The Hippea jasoniae genome includes a window with the following:
- a CDS encoding GAF and HD-GYP domain-containing protein produces MEKLLEFSQIINSSLDIEVVRKKIIEAIVELLEAEAGSLLLYDRKTDELYFNVAVGDKAEKIKSIRLKMGVGIAGWVAKHRKPQLINDVQNDPRFFKNADKKSGFTTRNMVCVPIIRNQQLLGVMQAINKKDGEFKQKDLDVLIALSNQVAVSIENAMLYKELKDTFYEVVFALAEAIEKRDPYTGGHTKRVMEYSILIANQMGLDKDFIEKLKLSAILHDVGKIGVPDRVLLKQDKLDDEEYKIIKGHPKVGADILRKVKKLKEIIAGVELHHERFDGKGYPYGLKGKEIPLSARIIAVADTYDAMTTTRPYRKGLSKDAAIEEIVKNKGKQFDPEIVDAFVEAMENE; encoded by the coding sequence ATGGAAAAGTTACTCGAGTTTTCACAGATTATAAACTCCTCACTTGATATAGAGGTAGTAAGAAAAAAGATTATTGAGGCAATTGTTGAATTGTTAGAGGCAGAGGCTGGCAGTTTACTTCTATACGATAGAAAAACAGATGAGCTGTACTTTAATGTAGCTGTTGGCGATAAAGCAGAAAAGATAAAAAGTATCAGACTAAAAATGGGTGTTGGTATTGCTGGATGGGTAGCAAAGCATAGAAAACCACAATTAATAAACGATGTTCAAAACGATCCAAGGTTTTTCAAGAATGCTGATAAAAAGAGCGGTTTTACCACGCGCAATATGGTTTGTGTGCCAATTATCAGAAATCAGCAACTGCTTGGTGTTATGCAGGCAATTAATAAAAAAGATGGTGAATTTAAACAGAAGGATTTAGATGTATTAATAGCACTTTCCAATCAGGTTGCTGTATCAATTGAAAATGCAATGTTATACAAAGAGCTTAAAGATACATTCTATGAGGTTGTCTTTGCTCTTGCTGAAGCCATTGAAAAACGTGACCCATATACCGGAGGACATACAAAAAGGGTTATGGAATACAGTATCCTAATAGCAAATCAGATGGGACTGGATAAGGATTTTATAGAAAAGCTGAAACTTTCTGCTATACTGCATGATGTTGGAAAAATAGGTGTTCCAGATAGAGTTTTACTAAAACAGGATAAATTAGATGATGAGGAATATAAGATAATTAAAGGACATCCAAAAGTTGGAGCTGATATCTTAAGAAAGGTAAAAAAACTCAAAGAGATAATAGCAGGGGTTGAACTGCATCATGAGAGATTTGACGGCAAGGGATACCCTTACGGGCTTAAAGGAAAGGAAATTCCACTATCAGCACGCATAATTGCTGTAGCAGATACATACGATGCCATGACAACAACAAGGCCATACAGAAAAGGGCTATCCAAGGATGCTGCCATAGAGGAGATAGTAAAAAATAAAGGGAAACAGTTTGACCCAGAAATTGTTGATGCATTTGTTGAAGCTATGGAGAATGAGTAA
- a CDS encoding YqhA family protein has product MKGNKIEGIFESILWKSRLLTLLAVVFAIFGAFILFVIGSFDILKAALYALHREQTHAELLGLLIGAVDLYLIAIVLLLFGFGVYELFVSKIDIAKYSDTSNILEIKSLDQLKNKLMKVIIMVLIVGLFKKAILISPKTSFEVMLFAVAILALSVGFYFLQKEG; this is encoded by the coding sequence ATGAAGGGTAACAAAATAGAGGGTATATTTGAGTCTATATTATGGAAAAGTAGATTATTAACACTGCTTGCTGTTGTTTTTGCTATCTTTGGTGCGTTTATCCTGTTTGTTATAGGTAGTTTTGATATACTAAAAGCTGCTTTATATGCACTTCATCGTGAACAAACACATGCTGAACTTTTAGGATTATTGATAGGTGCTGTTGATTTATACTTAATAGCAATTGTGCTTTTGCTTTTTGGATTTGGCGTATATGAATTGTTTGTATCAAAGATAGATATTGCAAAATATTCCGATACATCAAATATTCTGGAGATAAAAAGCCTTGATCAATTAAAAAATAAGCTTATGAAGGTTATAATAATGGTTCTTATAGTGGGTCTGTTTAAAAAGGCTATACTCATATCTCCAAAAACATCATTTGAGGTAATGCTGTTTGCGGTGGCAATTTTGGCTTTATCTGTAGGATTTTATTTTTTACAAAAGGAAGGTTAA
- a CDS encoding tetratricopeptide repeat protein encodes MGIKTLRLLDKARNLVDKGEYSKAVVYLLNVLEEDPHSDEAAAELSYCYTKMDNFKKAEEYAIMAVNLNPYELSNYRNLAFVYHEFGLFEEEIDVLEEILPRLESPSAEVLFSLGRAYVMIEDLHTAIGFFKQAISINPDFEDAYLFLADTYLLAGDYELAIDVYLKLMEINPDIAEVYSGLGMIYTYKKEHLKAEKYLLKSVSLQPNNAFFRANLLTFYLDTGQTEKAVEEYKKIRKLDPQFALELVKAFEYY; translated from the coding sequence ATGGGTATAAAGACCTTAAGATTGCTTGATAAGGCAAGGAATTTGGTGGATAAAGGTGAGTATTCAAAGGCCGTTGTTTATCTGCTCAATGTGCTTGAAGAAGACCCTCACAGCGATGAGGCTGCAGCAGAACTCAGCTATTGTTATACAAAGATGGATAACTTCAAAAAAGCCGAAGAATACGCTATTATGGCGGTTAATTTAAACCCTTATGAGCTCAGCAATTACAGAAATCTTGCATTTGTTTATCATGAATTTGGTTTATTTGAAGAGGAAATCGATGTTCTTGAGGAAATCCTGCCAAGGCTTGAGTCTCCATCTGCTGAGGTGTTGTTTTCTTTAGGTAGAGCCTATGTCATGATAGAGGATTTACACACTGCCATAGGTTTCTTTAAACAGGCTATTTCGATAAATCCAGACTTTGAAGATGCATACCTTTTTTTGGCTGATACTTATCTTCTGGCAGGTGATTATGAGTTAGCGATTGATGTTTATCTGAAACTAATGGAGATAAATCCCGATATTGCCGAAGTCTACTCAGGCCTTGGCATGATCTACACCTACAAAAAAGAGCATCTTAAGGCAGAAAAATACCTTTTAAAAAGCGTTTCACTGCAACCAAATAATGCTTTCTTTAGAGCCAATCTTTTAACCTTTTACTTAGATACAGGCCAAACCGAAAAAGCGGTTGAAGAGTATAAGAAGATCCGTAAACTGGATCCGCAATTTGCATTAGAATTAGTTAAAGCTTTCGAATATTATTAA
- a CDS encoding ABC transporter substrate-binding protein, with the protein MLKKALMVFLFVAFLSVSCFAKDLKIGVYLSVTGPVAAWGKLEWEGIKTAHAVKSYVGKRKVILRLEDAASRPEVAINAVEKLISQGIKFTIGPVTTTNALAALPILEKEHVVDVIPTANGMGLVKGRHFATRVCFNNVLQAKVMADYIIGIHKKGVVIEDISQDYSVDLAKRFIDDFKHLNGRIAKVFPVEFSQTDFTAIITKIKQLNPEFIYFSGYYNTLALFLKQLRDFGIDTPVFAGSAASSYALIKIAGKSAEGLIFTDDFDPLIPQNELAKNFIEEFKRRYKRLPDSPEALAADAYMLLIYGLEKEGENPKKVANLLRNTTFYGITGKIIIKDGEAIRTVVLRKVKDGKFIPVAIYQP; encoded by the coding sequence ATGCTTAAAAAAGCATTAATGGTTTTTCTGTTTGTTGCTTTTCTGTCGGTTAGTTGTTTTGCTAAGGATTTAAAGATCGGAGTATATCTCTCAGTAACAGGACCGGTTGCTGCATGGGGAAAATTGGAATGGGAGGGAATAAAAACAGCCCATGCTGTGAAGAGTTATGTTGGCAAAAGAAAGGTTATCCTAAGGCTTGAAGATGCTGCAAGTAGACCTGAAGTTGCCATAAACGCCGTTGAAAAGCTTATCAGCCAGGGTATAAAGTTTACCATTGGACCTGTTACCACCACAAATGCTTTAGCTGCCCTACCAATTCTTGAAAAAGAGCATGTTGTGGATGTAATTCCCACTGCAAACGGAATGGGTCTTGTTAAAGGCAGACACTTTGCAACAAGGGTTTGTTTCAACAATGTTTTGCAGGCTAAAGTTATGGCTGATTATATTATCGGTATCCACAAAAAAGGTGTTGTTATTGAGGATATCAGTCAGGATTATTCCGTTGATCTTGCCAAAAGATTTATAGATGATTTTAAGCATCTCAACGGCAGAATTGCAAAGGTATTTCCTGTTGAGTTTTCCCAAACAGATTTTACAGCTATAATTACAAAAATAAAGCAGCTAAACCCTGAGTTTATATATTTTTCTGGATACTATAATACTCTTGCCTTGTTTCTTAAACAGCTAAGGGATTTTGGTATAGATACACCTGTGTTTGCGGGTTCTGCTGCAAGCTCCTATGCACTGATAAAGATAGCCGGCAAATCCGCAGAAGGATTGATATTTACAGATGATTTTGATCCGCTAATTCCACAAAACGAACTTGCAAAGAATTTTATCGAGGAGTTTAAGAGACGGTATAAAAGATTGCCAGATTCCCCTGAGGCTTTAGCTGCAGATGCATATATGCTGCTTATTTACGGTTTAGAAAAAGAGGGTGAAAATCCCAAAAAAGTGGCAAATCTGTTAAGAAATACAACTTTTTATGGCATAACAGGCAAGATAATAATAAAAGACGGCGAAGCAATAAGAACAGTTGTTTTAAGGAAAGTTAAAGACGGCAAATTCATACCGGTAGCCATTTATCAACCATAA
- a CDS encoding biotin/lipoyl-containing protein, producing the protein MYIATLDNVEYKVGVRELGNDKYEVVIDDKSYIVDAQLTEHTVYSLIVNGKSYEVDVEYKDGTYNVYNEGDLFKIEVMDELKKRMLEKRGGAGGLEGAYTIKSEMPGRIIDVKVSEGDEVNEGDVLIILEAMKMQNEIKSPKAGKVTEVFVKKDDTIEADAKLVTVE; encoded by the coding sequence ATGTATATAGCAACGCTTGATAATGTTGAATATAAAGTGGGAGTCAGAGAGCTGGGCAATGATAAATACGAGGTTGTAATAGATGACAAATCCTATATAGTTGATGCCCAGTTAACCGAACACACTGTTTACTCATTGATTGTCAACGGTAAATCCTACGAGGTTGATGTTGAATACAAAGATGGCACTTATAATGTTTACAATGAAGGCGATCTGTTTAAGATTGAAGTAATGGATGAGCTTAAAAAACGCATGCTTGAAAAAAGAGGTGGCGCTGGCGGTCTTGAAGGTGCCTACACAATCAAATCCGAAATGCCGGGTAGAATTATTGATGTTAAAGTTAGTGAGGGTGATGAGGTTAACGAGGGTGATGTTTTGATTATTCTTGAGGCAATGAAGATGCAGAATGAGATCAAATCACCCAAGGCTGGTAAGGTTACAGAGGTTTTCGTAAAGAAAGACGACACAATTGAAGCTGATGCAAAACTTGTAACGGTTGAGTAA